The window AGAAAATTTACATTAGGAGGGTTTTTAATGAGTGTAAAAGTTAGATTTGCACCAAGTCCAACGGGATTTGTTCACATTGGTAGTTTAAGAACAGCTTTATATAATTATTTATTCGCAAAGAAAATGGGAGGAACATACCTTTTAAGAGTTGAAGACACAGATCAAAGTAGATTAGTTGAAGGTGCTATAGAAGGAATGTTAAAAGCCATGGACTGGGCTGGAGTTAATCATACAGAAGGTGTAGTTCTTGATGAAAATGGAAAGATAACTGAAGTAGGAGAAAATGGACCATATATTCAATCTAAAAGACTTGATATATACAAAGAATATATAAAAGAGCTTTTAGATAATGGACATGCTTACTACTGTTTCTGTTCAAAAGAAAGACTTGATAAGGTTAGAGAAGTACAAAAATCTGAAGGAAAAATACCTAAATATGATGGTATTTGTAGAGGATTATCAAAAGAAGAAGTTGAAGCAAAAATTGCAGCTGGAGAAAAATATGTTATAAGACTTAAGCTTCCAGCTAACAAAGAAATAAAGTTTAATGACATAGTAAGAGGACTTGTAACTATAAACACAGATGATTTAGATGATCAAGTATTAATGAAATCAGATGGATTCCCTACATATCATTTTGCTGTTATAGTGGATGATCACTTAATGGGTATAACTCATGTTATAAGAGGAGAAGAATGGTTACCATCAACTCCAAAGCATGTATACATGTATGAAGCATTTGGATGGGAAGCTCCAACATTTGTTCATCTTCCAAATATATTAAATGCAGAAAGAAAGAAATTAAGTAAGAGACACGGTGATGTTGCAGTTGAAGACTTTAGAAAAAAAGGATATTCACCAGAAGGTCTAGTAAACTATGTATCTCTAGTTGGATGGTCTCCAGAAGACAATAAAGAGATATTTAATATGAAGGAGCTTGAAGAAGCTTTCTCTTTAGAAAGAGTTTCAAAGAGCGGTGGAGTGTTTGATACTGACAAGTTAAATTGGGTAAATGCACATTATATAAAGGCTGCAGACGATGCAGTTATAGCTGATCTTGCTATACCTTTCTTGATAGAAGCTGGATTTATAACAGAAGAAGAAGCTGAGGAAAGATATGATTGGATAAAATCAATGGTAGGAGTAGTTAAAGAGAGTTTATCTTACGTTAAAGAAATTACAACTAAGGTTGATATATTCTTTAAAGATGAATTAGAACTTGAAGATGATGACTGTAGAGAGTTCTTAAAGCTAGAGCATATACCTACTTTAATAGATGTATTAAAAGAAAAAGTGACAGAAGCTGACGAAATAAACGAAGCTTTTATAAAAGCTATGTTTAAACAAATTCAAAAAGAACATGGAATAAAAGGTAAAAACTTATTCATGGGAACTAGAGTAATATTAACAGGACAAATGCATGGACCTGAAATGCCGTTAGTATTAACTTTACTTGGAAAAGAAAAGATACTTAACAGAATAAATTATGTAAAAAATAATATAATATAAAAGTATAGAATCCTATGTTATCTAAAGATAACATAGGATTTTTTACTTTTATATTATATTTGTGGATAACATGGGCTGAAGAACTATACTTGCAACTATTTTTGAACAACGGAGCTTGTCGATATGAGTCACCGCGTTAGCGAGTAGACGAATTTTTCTATTTACCAAGAGATTATAAATTTTTCACTCTGAGGGTAATATTAATAAGAGGACTACAATTGGCATTAATTTTAATAAATAATATAATTATCATTTTGATATTGACAATGATAAGTTATAATTATATTATTTAATAAAATATTCTGATAAGTGGTAGGGGATAAGGAGGGATTTTTATGATATACAATAACATAGGTGAGCTTATAGGTAATACGCCTCTTGTGAAGCTTAATAAATTAGTTGATGAGGATATGGCTAATGTTTATGTTAAGCTTGAATATTTTAATCCAGGAGGATCTGTTAAAGATAGAATAGCGCTCAATATGATAGAAGAAATGGAAAAAAGAGATGAGTTAAAACCTGGATATACTATAGTTGAACCAACAAGTGGGAATACAGGTATAGGAATTGCCATGGTAGGAGCATACAAAGGATATAAAGTTATTTTAGTTATGCCAGAAACAATGAGTTTAGAGAGAAGAAAAATATTAAGTGCATATGGAGCTCAAATTATACTTACAGATGGATCAAAAGGAATGAAAGGTGCAATAGACAAAGCTAATGACCTTGCTAATCGAAATGATGATTATGTAATTCTTAGTCAATTTGAAAATATGGATAATCCTGATATGCATAGAAAAACAACAGCTATTGAAATTATTAAAGATTTAGATTCTAATATAGATGCATTTGTATCAGGGGTTGGCACTGGTGGAACTATAACTGGTATTGGAGAAGTTCTAAAAGAAAATATACCTAATGTTAAAGTTTATGCAATAGAACCTAAAGACTCTCCTGTTTTATCTGGAGGAAGTTCTGGACCTCATAAAATTCAAGGAATAGGAGCTGGATTTATACCTAAAGTGTTAAAGACAGATATAATAGACGAAGTTATTACTGTTTCAAATGAAGACTCTTATAACATGTCAAGAAATCTTGCTAAAAAAGAAGGCATATTTGTAGGAATATCTTGTGGTGCAGCTGTATTTGGTGCTATTGAAGTAGCTAAAAAACTAGGAAAAGAAAAAAATGTAGTTGTAATAGCTCCTGATACTGGAGAAAGATATTTAAGTGTAGAAAATTTATATTAGAAATAATATAGCAACCCCCAAAAAAAAAAAACAAAAAATGAAGGTATTTTTTGGAAAAAATATAATATTATAAATAATAAGGTTGTGTATAAGTGTGTGAATAATATGTGAATAGCATGTGTATAATATTAATAGTTGTGTATAACTATTGTTTTTATAGGGGGGTATGGTAATGAGCAAAGAAGTTGATGGAATTAGGTTAGAATTAAAATCTCTTTGTCAAGAATTTATGGACACATTAAATAAAATGAAAGATAACAATATAATATCTGAAGAAGAATATAATGAATATTCATCTAAAAAAATAGAGTTCTTAGAAAATTAATTCAAAAAAGCCCTGAATTTATAAATTCAGGGCTTTTGATATTTATATAGATATGATATATTTATCAATATGATATAATTATCAAATTGATAAAGGGGCGAGATTAATATGAAATCTATAATTAGAGAAATAAATGTTATTAAAGAAAAGGATCCAGCGGCTAGAGGTACATTGGAAGTCATACTTAATTATCCTGGTTTTCATGCTATTTTGATTCATAGATTTTCACATTTTTTATATAATAAGAAATTTTTTATTATATCTAGAATAATATCTACTATAAGCAGATTCTTGACTGGAATAGAAATACATCCTGGAGCAAAAATAGGAAAAGGACTTTTTATAGATCATGGAATGGGTATAGTAATAGGGGAAACTGCAGAAGTAGGAGATAATGTTACTATGTTTCATGGATCCACTTTGGGAGGTACAGGAAAAGATACAGGAAAAAGGCATCCAACAGTGGGGAATAATGTTATAATATCAGCAGGAGCAAAAATATTAGGGCCTATAAAGCTAGGAGATAATTCGAAAATTGGAGCTAATGCAGTGGTATTAAAAGAGGTTCCTAAAGACTGTACAGTTGTAGGAATACCGGGTAAAATAGTAAAAAGAAATGGGATTAGAGTAGATGAAAAATTATAAAGAGGTGGTAAAATGAAGTTATATAATACTTTAACTAGAAAAAAAGAAGAATTCATTCCTTTAGAAGAAGGCAAAGTAAAGATGTATTCATGTGGACCTACAGTATACAACTACTTTCATATAGGAAATGCAAGACCTTTTATAATATTTGACACTTTAAGAAGATATCTTGAATATAGAGGATATGATGTAACATATATACAAAACTTCACAGATGTCGATGATAAGATAATAAATAAGGCTAATGAAGAGGGAATAACTCCTCTTGAAGTAGCAGACAAATATATAAAAGAATATTTTATAGATGCAGATGGACTTGGAATAAAGAGAGCGTCTGTTCATCCAAGAGTTACTGACAATATAGAACAAATAATAGAGTTTGTTAAAGAATTAGAAGATAAGGGATATGCATACTCAGTAGATGGAGATGTATACTTTGATACTAAAAAGTTTGATGGATATGGAAAATTATCAAAGCAGAATATAGAAGATTTAGAAGCAGGAGCAAGAATAGAAGTTAATGATAAAAAGAAAAGCCCTATGGACTTTGTTCTTTGGAAGAATAAAAAAGAAGGAGAGCCTGGATGGAGTAGTCCTTGGGGAGAAGGAAGACCTGGTTGGCATATAGAGTGTTCTGTAATGTCTAGTAGATATCTAGGAGATACTATAGATATCCATGCTGGAGGTCAAGATTTAACATTCCCTCATCATGAAAATGAGATAGCTCAAACTGAAGCTAGAACAGGAAAGACATTTGCTAACTATTGGATACATAATGGTTATATAAATATAAATAATGAGAAGATGTCTAAATCTAAGGGTAACTTTTTTACAGTTAGGGATATATCTGAAAAATATGATTTAGATGTAGTAAGATTCTTCTTGTTAAGTGCACATTACAAGAATCCAGTTAATTTTAGTGATGAGATGTTAAAGCAAGCAGGAGCAGGTCTTGAAAGACTTTATAATGCTAAGAATAATTTAGAGTTCTTAAAAGATAAGTTGGATGGAAGTATTACTGATGAAGAAAAATCTTTTGTTAAGGAATTAGATGCTTTTAAGACTAGATTTATAGAATGCATGGATGATGATATAAATACAGCAGATGCTATAAGTGTAATATTTGAGCTTGCTAGATTTATAAATAGTAATGTAGATGATAAATCTTCTTTAGAGTTTGCTAATGAATGCTATAATTTATTTAAAGAGCTTACAGGCGTTTTAAATATAGCAAATAAATCAAATGATGATAGTATAGATGAAGAAATAGAAAGTCTTATAAATGAAAGAACACAAGCTAAGAAAAATAAAGAATATAAATTAGCTGATGATATAAGACAAAAGTTATTAGATATGGGAATAGTTATAGAAGACACAAGACAAGGCGTAAAATGGAGAAGAGTTTAATATGGAGAAAATGCAAGCTAGAAACATGTCACCTGTAGTACTTGCTTACATGGGTGATACAGTATATGAATCTTTTGTAAGAGAATATTTGATTAATAAAAACAATATATGCAGAGTTAATGACCTTCACAAAAATGCAGTTAAGTTTGTAAAAGCAAGTGCACAAGCTAAAGCAGTACTTTCTTTAGAAGAAGAGTTGAGTGAAGAGGAAAACTACATCGTAAAAAGAGGTAGAAATCAGAAATCAAATAAGGTTCCAAAAAATGCAGATACAACAGAGTATAGATATGCTACTGGATTTGAAGCTTTGGTTGGATATTTACATTTGATTAAAGAGACAGATAGAGTTAACTATATAATGAGTAAGGCTATAGAAATTATAGAAGAGTAAATTTAGTATTAAAAAACTAATATCTATAGATAAAATTTGCCGTTAATCGAAAAATGAAGCTTATAGAAATAACGCTACTTAGCCTTTAACAAGGAAAATGAAATTTATGTATTTAATCCAAAATAAAAGGGATCAAAATACCGCTCATGTGTTAAATATTTTTAATAAAACTAAGCATTACACCTTATTAAATATCTTAAAAGTTCTAAACTCCCGTTGGTCAGACAACGAACTTTCTTGACGGATATTTAAATGGTGTAATACAAGTTTTATAAAAAAATATTTAAATCATTCGCTAACATTTTAATCCCATTTATTTTGTAAGTGTAGTTTTTAAATGTTAAATATATTTGCAAGTACACTAATCTTAAAAAGATAATAGTAAATAAAGAGAATAATTAAATTACAAATACCTACTTTCTTATTGCAGGGTTCTTTTAAAATAGGGAATCTTTTATAAGAATACGGTATTATTTTTTTGTCTTTTTCTATGCTGAAAATAGTGAGGTAAGATTTAATTTTGCAATAGAGCAATTACTACTAAAACTCTATATGAAAATGTTAGCGAATACTTTTAGATATTTTGACTAATATAACTGGTTTTTGGTGTTTAATAATCCGTTAAGAAATTTACGTGTTTGACCTTAGGGAGTTCGTAAATTTTAGGATTATTAATAAGGCAAAAGCTTAGTTATATTCAAAATATCGTTGTATGAGAGTTATTTTCATATAGAGTTTTGATAACCCACAGAACTCAATAAGTTAAAATTATTAAATTTTAATTTCCTATGACAATCTGTATAATGATATAATATTAAGATGATATTAAAATTCAAAGGGGGATTTTTTGTGAAGGTAAAATTAATAGAATATACACCAAATCCAGAAAAAGTAGTGTCAATGGCAGCAAAGCTTTGTTATTCGTCTGTTGGAGTTGACGATATAGAAAAAGATTTAACTGATGAAAAGGTGGACAAGTTTTTAAATATGCTTATAAATATAGGTCATGAATCACCTATAGAGCATGTTAATTTTACTTTTGCCGTTGAAGGAATATCTAGAAGTTGCTCACATCAAATTGTAAGACATCGTATAGCTTCTTTTTCTCAACAAAGTCAAAGATATGTAACACTAGGAAGTTTTGAGTACATAATACCACCAGAAATTGAGAGTATACCTGAAGCTAAAAAAATATTTATAGAGTCTATGGAAAAAGACCAAAAGGCATACGATGAACTTGTCGATATATTATTTAAGAAACATTTTAATAATTTTAGTGAAGATGGAAAAACTGAGAAAGAAGCTAAATTATTAGCTCAGAAAAAATCTATAGAGGATGCAAGATATGTATTCCCTAATGCATGTGAAACAAAAATGGTATTTACTATGAATGCAAGAAGTTTATTTAACTTTTTTAAACATAGATGTTGTGAAAGAGCTCAGTGGGAAATAAGAGAAATGGCTACATTAATGCTTAAAGAAGCAAGAAAAGCTGCTCCTATTATATTTAAAAATATAGGACCAAATTGTGTAGCAGGAGCATGTCCAGAAGGAAAGATGAGCTGCGGCAAAATAAATGAAATAAGACAAAAATTTAAGCAGTTATAAGAGGTGAGTATATGATAAAAATAGAAGGAAGAAATCCTGTAATAGAAGCATTAAAAAGTGAGAGAAATATAGAAAAAGTAATGATAGCAAAAGGAACAACTGAAGGGTCTATAAAGAAAATTATTGGAATGGCTAAGGACAAGGGTGTAGTAGTTCAGTATGTTGATAGAAAAAAGATAGATGAGATAAGTGAATCTCATGCTCATCAGGGGGTTGTTGCCATGGGTAATGACTATAGATACTATGAGTTAGAAGAAATAATCGATATAGCAAAACAAAAAAATGAAGATCCATTTATTGTAATACTAGATGAAATAACTGATCCACATAATTTAGGATCTATAATGAGAACTGCTGATGCAGTTGGAGCTCACGGAGTTATAGTTCCAAAGAGAAGGTCTGCATCTATAACACCTGTTGTTGCAAAAGCTTCTGCTGGAGCTGTAGAATATGTACCTTTATGTAAAGTAACTAATTTAGTTAAAACTATAAAAAAATTAAAAGAACACGGTCTTTGGATAGCGGCGGCCGATATGAATGGTCAAAATTATTATAAGCAAAATTTAACAGGACCTTTAGGTATCGTTGTAGGCAGTGAAGGAGCTGGAATATCAAGACTTGTAAAAGAAAATTGTGATTTTACAGTAAAAATACCTATGGTAGGAAATGTAACATCATTAAATGCATCAGTAGCAGCATCTATAATGTTATATGAAGCATTTAAACAAAGAATAGAAACCAAAGAGGGATAAAGTGAAAGAATACCTGATTTTAGATGGATATAATATAATTAATGCTTGGAAAGAATTGAAAGAATTAGCTAATGAAAGCCTAGAAATATCAAGACAAAAACTAGCAGAAATTATGGTTGAACATGCATCTTACAATGGAATAAAGGTTATAATAGTATTTGACGCATACTTGGTAAAAGGTTCTAGAAGTGTATTTGAAGAATATGAAAATTTAGAAATCGTATATACAAAAGAAAATCAAACAGCGGATAGTTATATAGAAAAACTTATAAGCCAGATGAATAAGCGTGATATTATTAAAGTTGCAACTAATGATTGGGCAGAACAGCAGATAATATTAGGCAAGGGAGCAATAAGGATTTCAGCAAGAGAATTAAAATTAGAAGTTGATTTTGCCAAAACAAAAATATCAAAAAAGACACTTCAGAAAAAAACAAAAAAAAATACATTGCACTCTCTCATCGATGAAGAAACGTTGTCGAAACTTGAGAAAATAAGGAGAAACCGTTGAAATAGCTTGACTCTGGTCGCAATCTTATCTATAATAATGGATGAAAGAATATTCGAAAAATTGCTTATCTGGATAAAACTTTGGTTTCCTATTGGAGGGGAGTATAAATGTTGGTTGCAAAAGAAAAAAATGATTACTATCAGCAAGAGATAGATCAAAGAAAAATTGTAGTTAAAGCTAGTAATGGGGATACATTAGCTTTAGAATATTTAATAAAAAAATATAAAAATTTTGTACGAGCTAAAGCTAGATCATATTTTTTAATAGGTGCAGATAAAGAAGATATAATACAAGAAGGAATGATAGGTTTATACAAAGCTATAAGAGATTTTGATGAAGATAAAACATCATCATTTAAAGCTTTTGCAGAGCTATGTATAACAAGACAAATAATAACAGCTATAAAAACAGCAACGAGACAAAAGCACATACCTCTTAATTCATACATATCTTTAAACAAACCTATATATGATGAAGAATCAGATAGGACTCTTTTGGATATAATCACAACAAGTGTTATAACAGACCCAGAACAATTATTGATAAGTAGAGAAGAACTTAATAATATAGAAACTAAAATAAGTCAAATATTAAGTGGATTAGAGCTTGAAGTTTTAGAATTATACTTAAGTGGAAAATCATATCAAGAGATAGCAGATAAACTGCAAAGACATGTTAAATCAATAGATAACGCACTTCAAAGAGTAAAGAGAAAACTTGAGAAATATTTAGAATCTAGAAATGATTAAAACTTGTTGACTTTGTTTTTTATGAGTAGTAAAATATTTAACGAAAGCCTAGAATGCCCATGTGGCTCAGTGGGTAGAGCGTCGCCTTGGTAAGGCGGAGATCGGCGGTTCAAGTCCGCTCGTGGGCTCCATAATTTTTATTTGTAAGTATGAAATGACAAATTCAATCTATAAACCTAAAGGAGGAGTAAAAAATGGCAAAAGCTAAATTTGAAAGAAATAAACCACATGTTAACATCGGAACAATAGGACACGTTGACCACGGTAAAACAACTTTAACAGCAGCTATAACAAGAACATTACATGCAAGATATGAATTAGGAGAAGCAGTAGACTTCGCA is drawn from Tepidibacter hydrothermalis and contains these coding sequences:
- the gltX gene encoding glutamate--tRNA ligase — encoded protein: MSVKVRFAPSPTGFVHIGSLRTALYNYLFAKKMGGTYLLRVEDTDQSRLVEGAIEGMLKAMDWAGVNHTEGVVLDENGKITEVGENGPYIQSKRLDIYKEYIKELLDNGHAYYCFCSKERLDKVREVQKSEGKIPKYDGICRGLSKEEVEAKIAAGEKYVIRLKLPANKEIKFNDIVRGLVTINTDDLDDQVLMKSDGFPTYHFAVIVDDHLMGITHVIRGEEWLPSTPKHVYMYEAFGWEAPTFVHLPNILNAERKKLSKRHGDVAVEDFRKKGYSPEGLVNYVSLVGWSPEDNKEIFNMKELEEAFSLERVSKSGGVFDTDKLNWVNAHYIKAADDAVIADLAIPFLIEAGFITEEEAEERYDWIKSMVGVVKESLSYVKEITTKVDIFFKDELELEDDDCREFLKLEHIPTLIDVLKEKVTEADEINEAFIKAMFKQIQKEHGIKGKNLFMGTRVILTGQMHGPEMPLVLTLLGKEKILNRINYVKNNII
- the cysK gene encoding cysteine synthase A — protein: MIYNNIGELIGNTPLVKLNKLVDEDMANVYVKLEYFNPGGSVKDRIALNMIEEMEKRDELKPGYTIVEPTSGNTGIGIAMVGAYKGYKVILVMPETMSLERRKILSAYGAQIILTDGSKGMKGAIDKANDLANRNDDYVILSQFENMDNPDMHRKTTAIEIIKDLDSNIDAFVSGVGTGGTITGIGEVLKENIPNVKVYAIEPKDSPVLSGGSSGPHKIQGIGAGFIPKVLKTDIIDEVITVSNEDSYNMSRNLAKKEGIFVGISCGAAVFGAIEVAKKLGKEKNVVVIAPDTGERYLSVENLY
- the cysS gene encoding cysteine--tRNA ligase — encoded protein: MKLYNTLTRKKEEFIPLEEGKVKMYSCGPTVYNYFHIGNARPFIIFDTLRRYLEYRGYDVTYIQNFTDVDDKIINKANEEGITPLEVADKYIKEYFIDADGLGIKRASVHPRVTDNIEQIIEFVKELEDKGYAYSVDGDVYFDTKKFDGYGKLSKQNIEDLEAGARIEVNDKKKSPMDFVLWKNKKEGEPGWSSPWGEGRPGWHIECSVMSSRYLGDTIDIHAGGQDLTFPHHENEIAQTEARTGKTFANYWIHNGYININNEKMSKSKGNFFTVRDISEKYDLDVVRFFLLSAHYKNPVNFSDEMLKQAGAGLERLYNAKNNLEFLKDKLDGSITDEEKSFVKELDAFKTRFIECMDDDINTADAISVIFELARFINSNVDDKSSLEFANECYNLFKELTGVLNIANKSNDDSIDEEIESLINERTQAKKNKEYKLADDIRQKLLDMGIVIEDTRQGVKWRRV
- the thyX gene encoding FAD-dependent thymidylate synthase, which encodes MKVKLIEYTPNPEKVVSMAAKLCYSSVGVDDIEKDLTDEKVDKFLNMLINIGHESPIEHVNFTFAVEGISRSCSHQIVRHRIASFSQQSQRYVTLGSFEYIIPPEIESIPEAKKIFIESMEKDQKAYDELVDILFKKHFNNFSEDGKTEKEAKLLAQKKSIEDARYVFPNACETKMVFTMNARSLFNFFKHRCCERAQWEIREMATLMLKEARKAAPIIFKNIGPNCVAGACPEGKMSCGKINEIRQKFKQL
- a CDS encoding NYN domain-containing protein, producing MKEYLILDGYNIINAWKELKELANESLEISRQKLAEIMVEHASYNGIKVIIVFDAYLVKGSRSVFEEYENLEIVYTKENQTADSYIEKLISQMNKRDIIKVATNDWAEQQIILGKGAIRISARELKLEVDFAKTKISKKTLQKKTKKNTLHSLIDEETLSKLEKIRRNR
- the sigH gene encoding RNA polymerase sporulation sigma factor SigH, whose product is MLVAKEKNDYYQQEIDQRKIVVKASNGDTLALEYLIKKYKNFVRAKARSYFLIGADKEDIIQEGMIGLYKAIRDFDEDKTSSFKAFAELCITRQIITAIKTATRQKHIPLNSYISLNKPIYDEESDRTLLDIITTSVITDPEQLLISREELNNIETKISQILSGLELEVLELYLSGKSYQEIADKLQRHVKSIDNALQRVKRKLEKYLESRND
- the rlmB gene encoding 23S rRNA (guanosine(2251)-2'-O)-methyltransferase RlmB, giving the protein MIKIEGRNPVIEALKSERNIEKVMIAKGTTEGSIKKIIGMAKDKGVVVQYVDRKKIDEISESHAHQGVVAMGNDYRYYELEEIIDIAKQKNEDPFIVILDEITDPHNLGSIMRTADAVGAHGVIVPKRRSASITPVVAKASAGAVEYVPLCKVTNLVKTIKKLKEHGLWIAAADMNGQNYYKQNLTGPLGIVVGSEGAGISRLVKENCDFTVKIPMVGNVTSLNASVAASIMLYEAFKQRIETKEG
- a CDS encoding Mini-ribonuclease 3 encodes the protein MEKMQARNMSPVVLAYMGDTVYESFVREYLINKNNICRVNDLHKNAVKFVKASAQAKAVLSLEEELSEEENYIVKRGRNQKSNKVPKNADTTEYRYATGFEALVGYLHLIKETDRVNYIMSKAIEIIEE
- the epsC gene encoding serine O-acetyltransferase EpsC, producing the protein MKSIIREINVIKEKDPAARGTLEVILNYPGFHAILIHRFSHFLYNKKFFIISRIISTISRFLTGIEIHPGAKIGKGLFIDHGMGIVIGETAEVGDNVTMFHGSTLGGTGKDTGKRHPTVGNNVIISAGAKILGPIKLGDNSKIGANAVVLKEVPKDCTVVGIPGKIVKRNGIRVDEKL